The following are encoded together in the Daucus carota subsp. sativus chromosome 5, DH1 v3.0, whole genome shotgun sequence genome:
- the LOC108222027 gene encoding meiotic recombination protein SPO11-1-like isoform X8: protein MEGNNSISRPSDMLIRIRDFTRSIIKGMCKEQSSFVVHIDRFRNYCTDSSGHCCCSSYTAKGKELITLQRECHVHRLDVLLRVLLIVQQLLQENKHGSKRDIFYMHPSVFREQSVVDRAINDICILLQCRHNLNVVSVGKGLVMGWLRFSEAGRIFDCINSPNSAHPVPVNVEEVKDIMSVAKYILIVEKESVFQRLSNDQFCKKNQCIVITTSRELKHCCVDVTWKEKCQNGGWSSSCCCKEESNLRLKHCQHTHFLSCQRFMCHLSLKLNPVYNNSDLQRKQNDPPHFEHNLLVPNPLLSTVNTPSQSSDGHSISLAFSKA from the exons ATGGAGGGAAACAATTCAATCTCGCGCCCGTCCGATATGTTGATCAGAATCAGAG ATTTTACTCGATCGATAATCAAAGGTATGTGTAAGGAACAATCTTCTTTTGTTGTGCACATTGATCGATTCAGAAATTACTGCACGGACTCTTCTGGTCACTG TTGCTGCAGTTCTTATACGGCCAAGGGAAAGGAGCTTATAACACTACAACGTGAATGTCATGTTCATCGGCTGG ATGTCTTGCTAAGAGTGCTGCTGATTGTTCAGCAACTTCTGCAAGAAAACAAGCATGGCTCAAAGAGGGATATATTCTACATGCATCCATCTGTATTTAGAG AACAGTCGGTGGTTGACCGTGCAATCAATGACATCTGCATCCTTCTGCAGTGTCGCCACAATCTGAATGTA GTGTCTGTTGGGAAAGG ATTGGTGATGGGATGGCTAAGATTCTCAGAAGCTGGAAGGATATTTGATTGCATTAACAGTCCCAATTCT GCTCATCCTGTTCCGGTGAACGTTGAAGAAGTAAAAG ATATCATGAGTGTTGccaaatatatattgattgtagAGAAAGAATCAG TTTTTCAGCGACTATCCAATGATCAGTTCTGCAAGAAAAATCAGTGCATTGTCATCACA ACAAGTCGAGAACTGAAGCATTGTTGCGTAGATGTTACTTGGAAAGAGAAGTGCCAGAATGGAG GTTGGAGCTCGAGTTGTTGCTGCAAAGAGGAGTCAAATTTGAGATTGAAGCATTGTCAGCACACTCACTTTCTTTCTTGTCAGAGGTTTATGTGCCATCTAAGCTTAAAG CTGAACCCAGTATACAACAACTCGGATCTGCAACGCAAACAAAATGACCCTCCACACTTTGAGCACAACCTCTTGGTTCCAAATCCCCTTCTATCAACCGTGAACACTCCTTCACAATCGTCAGACGGACATTCAATCTCCCTTGCATTCTCCAAAgcataa
- the LOC108222027 gene encoding meiotic recombination protein SPO11-1-like isoform X1 encodes MEGNNSISRPSDMLIRIRDFTRSIIKGMCKEQSSFVVHIDRFRNYCTDSSGHCCCSSYTAKGKELITLQRECHVHRLDVLLRVLLIVQQLLQENKHGSKRDIFYMHPSVFREQSVVDRAINDICILLQCRHNLNVVSVGKGLVMGWLRFSEAGRIFDCINSPNSAHPVPVNVEEVKDIMSVAKYILIVEKESVFQRLSNDQFCKKNQCIVITGRGYPDVPTRRFLRLIIEKLCLPTYCLVDCDPYGFDILTTYRFGSMQMAFDAKFLRISNIQWIGVFISDVDRFSLPQHCLLPLTNEGWSSSCCCKEESNLRLKHCQHTHFLSCQRFMCHLSLKLNPVYNNSDLQRKQNDPPHFEHNLLVPNPLLSTVNTPSQSSDGHSISLAFSKA; translated from the exons ATGGAGGGAAACAATTCAATCTCGCGCCCGTCCGATATGTTGATCAGAATCAGAG ATTTTACTCGATCGATAATCAAAGGTATGTGTAAGGAACAATCTTCTTTTGTTGTGCACATTGATCGATTCAGAAATTACTGCACGGACTCTTCTGGTCACTG TTGCTGCAGTTCTTATACGGCCAAGGGAAAGGAGCTTATAACACTACAACGTGAATGTCATGTTCATCGGCTGG ATGTCTTGCTAAGAGTGCTGCTGATTGTTCAGCAACTTCTGCAAGAAAACAAGCATGGCTCAAAGAGGGATATATTCTACATGCATCCATCTGTATTTAGAG AACAGTCGGTGGTTGACCGTGCAATCAATGACATCTGCATCCTTCTGCAGTGTCGCCACAATCTGAATGTA GTGTCTGTTGGGAAAGG ATTGGTGATGGGATGGCTAAGATTCTCAGAAGCTGGAAGGATATTTGATTGCATTAACAGTCCCAATTCT GCTCATCCTGTTCCGGTGAACGTTGAAGAAGTAAAAG ATATCATGAGTGTTGccaaatatatattgattgtagAGAAAGAATCAG TTTTTCAGCGACTATCCAATGATCAGTTCTGCAAGAAAAATCAGTGCATTGTCATCACA GGAAGAGGTTATCCAGATGTTCCCACAAGAAG GTTTCTGCGGCTCATCATTGAAAAGTTGTGCCTGCCTACATATTGTTTAGTGGATTGTGATCCATATGGCTTTGACATCTTGACTACATATCGATTTGGTTCAATG CAAATGGCATTTGATGCAAAATTTCTACGTATAAGCAATATACAATGGATTGGAGTATTTATTTCTGATGTGGATAGATTTAGTCTTCCGCAACACTGTCTACTTCCTTTGACCAATGAAG GTTGGAGCTCGAGTTGTTGCTGCAAAGAGGAGTCAAATTTGAGATTGAAGCATTGTCAGCACACTCACTTTCTTTCTTGTCAGAGGTTTATGTGCCATCTAAGCTTAAAG CTGAACCCAGTATACAACAACTCGGATCTGCAACGCAAACAAAATGACCCTCCACACTTTGAGCACAACCTCTTGGTTCCAAATCCCCTTCTATCAACCGTGAACACTCCTTCACAATCGTCAGACGGACATTCAATCTCCCTTGCATTCTCCAAAgcataa
- the LOC108222027 gene encoding meiotic recombination protein SPO11-1-like isoform X10, producing the protein MAQRGIYSTCIHLYLESVVDRAINDICILLQCRHNLNVVSVGKGLVMGWLRFSEAGRIFDCINSPNSAHPVPVNVEEVKDIMSVAKYILIVEKESVFQRLSNDQFCKKNQCIVITGRGYPDVPTRRFLRLIIEKLCLPTYCLVDCDPYGFDILTTYRFGSMQMAFDAKFLRISNIQWIGVFISDVDRFSLPQHCLLPLTNEGWSSSCCCKEESNLRLKHCQHTHFLSCQRFMCHLSLKLNPVYNNSDLQRKQNDPPHFEHNLLVPNPLLSTVNTPSQSSDGHSISLAFSKA; encoded by the exons ATGGCTCAAAGAGGGATATATTCTACATGCATCCATCTGTATTTAGAG TCGGTGGTTGACCGTGCAATCAATGACATCTGCATCCTTCTGCAGTGTCGCCACAATCTGAATGTA GTGTCTGTTGGGAAAGG ATTGGTGATGGGATGGCTAAGATTCTCAGAAGCTGGAAGGATATTTGATTGCATTAACAGTCCCAATTCT GCTCATCCTGTTCCGGTGAACGTTGAAGAAGTAAAAG ATATCATGAGTGTTGccaaatatatattgattgtagAGAAAGAATCAG TTTTTCAGCGACTATCCAATGATCAGTTCTGCAAGAAAAATCAGTGCATTGTCATCACA GGAAGAGGTTATCCAGATGTTCCCACAAGAAG GTTTCTGCGGCTCATCATTGAAAAGTTGTGCCTGCCTACATATTGTTTAGTGGATTGTGATCCATATGGCTTTGACATCTTGACTACATATCGATTTGGTTCAATG CAAATGGCATTTGATGCAAAATTTCTACGTATAAGCAATATACAATGGATTGGAGTATTTATTTCTGATGTGGATAGATTTAGTCTTCCGCAACACTGTCTACTTCCTTTGACCAATGAAG GTTGGAGCTCGAGTTGTTGCTGCAAAGAGGAGTCAAATTTGAGATTGAAGCATTGTCAGCACACTCACTTTCTTTCTTGTCAGAGGTTTATGTGCCATCTAAGCTTAAAG CTGAACCCAGTATACAACAACTCGGATCTGCAACGCAAACAAAATGACCCTCCACACTTTGAGCACAACCTCTTGGTTCCAAATCCCCTTCTATCAACCGTGAACACTCCTTCACAATCGTCAGACGGACATTCAATCTCCCTTGCATTCTCCAAAgcataa
- the LOC108222027 gene encoding meiotic recombination protein SPO11-1-like isoform X2 — translation MEGNNSISRPSDMLIRIRDFTRSIIKGMCKEQSSFVVHIDRFRNYCTDSSGHCCCSSYTAKGKELITLQRECHVHRLDVLLRVLLIVQQLLQENKHGSKRDIFYMHPSVFRGVCWERVTILYDYADRLVMGWLRFSEAGRIFDCINSPNSAHPVPVNVEEVKDIMSVAKYILIVEKESVFQRLSNDQFCKKNQCIVITGRGYPDVPTRRFLRLIIEKLCLPTYCLVDCDPYGFDILTTYRFGSMQMAFDAKFLRISNIQWIGVFISDVDRFSLPQHCLLPLTNEGWSSSCCCKEESNLRLKHCQHTHFLSCQRFMCHLSLKLNPVYNNSDLQRKQNDPPHFEHNLLVPNPLLSTVNTPSQSSDGHSISLAFSKA, via the exons ATGGAGGGAAACAATTCAATCTCGCGCCCGTCCGATATGTTGATCAGAATCAGAG ATTTTACTCGATCGATAATCAAAGGTATGTGTAAGGAACAATCTTCTTTTGTTGTGCACATTGATCGATTCAGAAATTACTGCACGGACTCTTCTGGTCACTG TTGCTGCAGTTCTTATACGGCCAAGGGAAAGGAGCTTATAACACTACAACGTGAATGTCATGTTCATCGGCTGG ATGTCTTGCTAAGAGTGCTGCTGATTGTTCAGCAACTTCTGCAAGAAAACAAGCATGGCTCAAAGAGGGATATATTCTACATGCATCCATCTGTATTTAGAG GTGTCTGTTGGGAAAGGGTAACAATACTCTATGATTATGCTGACAG ATTGGTGATGGGATGGCTAAGATTCTCAGAAGCTGGAAGGATATTTGATTGCATTAACAGTCCCAATTCT GCTCATCCTGTTCCGGTGAACGTTGAAGAAGTAAAAG ATATCATGAGTGTTGccaaatatatattgattgtagAGAAAGAATCAG TTTTTCAGCGACTATCCAATGATCAGTTCTGCAAGAAAAATCAGTGCATTGTCATCACA GGAAGAGGTTATCCAGATGTTCCCACAAGAAG GTTTCTGCGGCTCATCATTGAAAAGTTGTGCCTGCCTACATATTGTTTAGTGGATTGTGATCCATATGGCTTTGACATCTTGACTACATATCGATTTGGTTCAATG CAAATGGCATTTGATGCAAAATTTCTACGTATAAGCAATATACAATGGATTGGAGTATTTATTTCTGATGTGGATAGATTTAGTCTTCCGCAACACTGTCTACTTCCTTTGACCAATGAAG GTTGGAGCTCGAGTTGTTGCTGCAAAGAGGAGTCAAATTTGAGATTGAAGCATTGTCAGCACACTCACTTTCTTTCTTGTCAGAGGTTTATGTGCCATCTAAGCTTAAAG CTGAACCCAGTATACAACAACTCGGATCTGCAACGCAAACAAAATGACCCTCCACACTTTGAGCACAACCTCTTGGTTCCAAATCCCCTTCTATCAACCGTGAACACTCCTTCACAATCGTCAGACGGACATTCAATCTCCCTTGCATTCTCCAAAgcataa
- the LOC108222027 gene encoding meiotic recombination protein SPO11-1-like isoform X9 has product MAQRGIYSTCIHLYLENISHFNLLGTEQSVVDRAINDICILLQCRHNLNVVSVGKGLVMGWLRFSEAGRIFDCINSPNSAHPVPVNVEEVKDIMSVAKYILIVEKESVFQRLSNDQFCKKNQCIVITGRGYPDVPTRRFLRLIIEKLCLPTYCLVDCDPYGFDILTTYRFGSMQMAFDAKFLRISNIQWIGVFISDVDRFSLPQHCLLPLTNEGWSSSCCCKEESNLRLKHCQHTHFLSCQRFMCHLSLKLNPVYNNSDLQRKQNDPPHFEHNLLVPNPLLSTVNTPSQSSDGHSISLAFSKA; this is encoded by the exons ATGGCTCAAAGAGGGATATATTCTACATGCATCCATCTGTATTTAGAG AATATCTCTCACTTTAATTTACTCGGAACAGAACAGTCGGTGGTTGACCGTGCAATCAATGACATCTGCATCCTTCTGCAGTGTCGCCACAATCTGAATGTA GTGTCTGTTGGGAAAGG ATTGGTGATGGGATGGCTAAGATTCTCAGAAGCTGGAAGGATATTTGATTGCATTAACAGTCCCAATTCT GCTCATCCTGTTCCGGTGAACGTTGAAGAAGTAAAAG ATATCATGAGTGTTGccaaatatatattgattgtagAGAAAGAATCAG TTTTTCAGCGACTATCCAATGATCAGTTCTGCAAGAAAAATCAGTGCATTGTCATCACA GGAAGAGGTTATCCAGATGTTCCCACAAGAAG GTTTCTGCGGCTCATCATTGAAAAGTTGTGCCTGCCTACATATTGTTTAGTGGATTGTGATCCATATGGCTTTGACATCTTGACTACATATCGATTTGGTTCAATG CAAATGGCATTTGATGCAAAATTTCTACGTATAAGCAATATACAATGGATTGGAGTATTTATTTCTGATGTGGATAGATTTAGTCTTCCGCAACACTGTCTACTTCCTTTGACCAATGAAG GTTGGAGCTCGAGTTGTTGCTGCAAAGAGGAGTCAAATTTGAGATTGAAGCATTGTCAGCACACTCACTTTCTTTCTTGTCAGAGGTTTATGTGCCATCTAAGCTTAAAG CTGAACCCAGTATACAACAACTCGGATCTGCAACGCAAACAAAATGACCCTCCACACTTTGAGCACAACCTCTTGGTTCCAAATCCCCTTCTATCAACCGTGAACACTCCTTCACAATCGTCAGACGGACATTCAATCTCCCTTGCATTCTCCAAAgcataa
- the LOC108222027 gene encoding meiotic recombination protein SPO11-1-like isoform X12 gives MEGNNSISRPSDMLIRIRDFTRSIIKGMCKEQSSFVVHIDRFRNYCTDSSGHCCCSSYTAKGKELITLQRECHVHRLDVLLRVLLIVQQLLQENKHGSKRDIFYMHPSVFREQSVVDRAINDICILLQCRHNLNVVSVGKGLVMGWLRFSEAGRIFDCINSPNSAHPVPVNVEEVKDIMSVAKYILIVEKESVFQRLSNDQFCKKNQCIVITTSRELKHCCVDVTWKEKCQNGGWSSSCCCKEESNLRLKHCQHTHFLSCQRFMCHLSLKVNCKSEPSIQQLGSATQTK, from the exons ATGGAGGGAAACAATTCAATCTCGCGCCCGTCCGATATGTTGATCAGAATCAGAG ATTTTACTCGATCGATAATCAAAGGTATGTGTAAGGAACAATCTTCTTTTGTTGTGCACATTGATCGATTCAGAAATTACTGCACGGACTCTTCTGGTCACTG TTGCTGCAGTTCTTATACGGCCAAGGGAAAGGAGCTTATAACACTACAACGTGAATGTCATGTTCATCGGCTGG ATGTCTTGCTAAGAGTGCTGCTGATTGTTCAGCAACTTCTGCAAGAAAACAAGCATGGCTCAAAGAGGGATATATTCTACATGCATCCATCTGTATTTAGAG AACAGTCGGTGGTTGACCGTGCAATCAATGACATCTGCATCCTTCTGCAGTGTCGCCACAATCTGAATGTA GTGTCTGTTGGGAAAGG ATTGGTGATGGGATGGCTAAGATTCTCAGAAGCTGGAAGGATATTTGATTGCATTAACAGTCCCAATTCT GCTCATCCTGTTCCGGTGAACGTTGAAGAAGTAAAAG ATATCATGAGTGTTGccaaatatatattgattgtagAGAAAGAATCAG TTTTTCAGCGACTATCCAATGATCAGTTCTGCAAGAAAAATCAGTGCATTGTCATCACA ACAAGTCGAGAACTGAAGCATTGTTGCGTAGATGTTACTTGGAAAGAGAAGTGCCAGAATGGAG GTTGGAGCTCGAGTTGTTGCTGCAAAGAGGAGTCAAATTTGAGATTGAAGCATTGTCAGCACACTCACTTTCTTTCTTGTCAGAGGTTTATGTGCCATCTAAGCTTAAAGGTGAATTGCAAAT CTGAACCCAGTATACAACAACTCGGATCTGCAACGCAAACAAAATGA
- the LOC108222027 gene encoding meiotic recombination protein SPO11-1-like isoform X11: MEGNNSISRPSDMLIRIRDFTRSIIKGMCKEQSSFVVHIDRFRNYCTDSSGHCCCSSYTAKGKELITLQRECHVHRLDVLLRVLLIVQQLLQENKHGSKRDIFYMHPSVFREQSVVDRAINDICILLQCRHNLNVVSVGKGLVMGWLRFSEAGRIFDCINSPNSAHPVPVNVEEVKDIMSVAKYILIVEKESVFQRLSNDQFCKKNQCIVITTSRELKHCCVDVTWKEKCQNGGVTQVYLLELELLLQRGVKFEIEALSAHSLSFLSEVYVPSKLKAEPSIQQLGSATQTK; the protein is encoded by the exons ATGGAGGGAAACAATTCAATCTCGCGCCCGTCCGATATGTTGATCAGAATCAGAG ATTTTACTCGATCGATAATCAAAGGTATGTGTAAGGAACAATCTTCTTTTGTTGTGCACATTGATCGATTCAGAAATTACTGCACGGACTCTTCTGGTCACTG TTGCTGCAGTTCTTATACGGCCAAGGGAAAGGAGCTTATAACACTACAACGTGAATGTCATGTTCATCGGCTGG ATGTCTTGCTAAGAGTGCTGCTGATTGTTCAGCAACTTCTGCAAGAAAACAAGCATGGCTCAAAGAGGGATATATTCTACATGCATCCATCTGTATTTAGAG AACAGTCGGTGGTTGACCGTGCAATCAATGACATCTGCATCCTTCTGCAGTGTCGCCACAATCTGAATGTA GTGTCTGTTGGGAAAGG ATTGGTGATGGGATGGCTAAGATTCTCAGAAGCTGGAAGGATATTTGATTGCATTAACAGTCCCAATTCT GCTCATCCTGTTCCGGTGAACGTTGAAGAAGTAAAAG ATATCATGAGTGTTGccaaatatatattgattgtagAGAAAGAATCAG TTTTTCAGCGACTATCCAATGATCAGTTCTGCAAGAAAAATCAGTGCATTGTCATCACA ACAAGTCGAGAACTGAAGCATTGTTGCGTAGATGTTACTTGGAAAGAGAAGTGCCAGAATGGAGGTGTGACACAAGTTTATTT GTTGGAGCTCGAGTTGTTGCTGCAAAGAGGAGTCAAATTTGAGATTGAAGCATTGTCAGCACACTCACTTTCTTTCTTGTCAGAGGTTTATGTGCCATCTAAGCTTAAAG CTGAACCCAGTATACAACAACTCGGATCTGCAACGCAAACAAAATGA
- the LOC108222027 gene encoding meiotic recombination protein SPO11-1-like isoform X6 has protein sequence MEGNNSISRPSDMLIRIRDFTRSIIKGMCKEQSSFVVHIDRFRNYCTDSSGHCCCSSYTAKGKELITLQRECHVHRLDVLLRVLLIVQQLLQENKHGSKRDIFYMHPSVFREQSVVDRAINDICILLQCRHNLNVVSVGKGLVMGWLRFSEAGRIFDCINSPNSAHPVPVNVEEVKDIMSVAKYILIVEKESVFQRLSNDQFCKKNQCIVITGRGYPDVPTRRFLRLIIEKLCLPTYCLVDCDPYGFDILTTYRFGSMQMAFDAKFLRISNIQWIGVFISDVDRFSLPQHCLLPLTNEGWSSSCCCKEESNLRLKHCQHTHFLSCQRFMCHLSLKVNCKSEPSIQQLGSATQTK, from the exons ATGGAGGGAAACAATTCAATCTCGCGCCCGTCCGATATGTTGATCAGAATCAGAG ATTTTACTCGATCGATAATCAAAGGTATGTGTAAGGAACAATCTTCTTTTGTTGTGCACATTGATCGATTCAGAAATTACTGCACGGACTCTTCTGGTCACTG TTGCTGCAGTTCTTATACGGCCAAGGGAAAGGAGCTTATAACACTACAACGTGAATGTCATGTTCATCGGCTGG ATGTCTTGCTAAGAGTGCTGCTGATTGTTCAGCAACTTCTGCAAGAAAACAAGCATGGCTCAAAGAGGGATATATTCTACATGCATCCATCTGTATTTAGAG AACAGTCGGTGGTTGACCGTGCAATCAATGACATCTGCATCCTTCTGCAGTGTCGCCACAATCTGAATGTA GTGTCTGTTGGGAAAGG ATTGGTGATGGGATGGCTAAGATTCTCAGAAGCTGGAAGGATATTTGATTGCATTAACAGTCCCAATTCT GCTCATCCTGTTCCGGTGAACGTTGAAGAAGTAAAAG ATATCATGAGTGTTGccaaatatatattgattgtagAGAAAGAATCAG TTTTTCAGCGACTATCCAATGATCAGTTCTGCAAGAAAAATCAGTGCATTGTCATCACA GGAAGAGGTTATCCAGATGTTCCCACAAGAAG GTTTCTGCGGCTCATCATTGAAAAGTTGTGCCTGCCTACATATTGTTTAGTGGATTGTGATCCATATGGCTTTGACATCTTGACTACATATCGATTTGGTTCAATG CAAATGGCATTTGATGCAAAATTTCTACGTATAAGCAATATACAATGGATTGGAGTATTTATTTCTGATGTGGATAGATTTAGTCTTCCGCAACACTGTCTACTTCCTTTGACCAATGAAG GTTGGAGCTCGAGTTGTTGCTGCAAAGAGGAGTCAAATTTGAGATTGAAGCATTGTCAGCACACTCACTTTCTTTCTTGTCAGAGGTTTATGTGCCATCTAAGCTTAAAGGTGAATTGCAAAT CTGAACCCAGTATACAACAACTCGGATCTGCAACGCAAACAAAATGA
- the LOC108222027 gene encoding meiotic recombination protein SPO11-1-like isoform X3, with protein sequence MEGNNSISRPSDMLIRIRDFTRSIIKGMCKEQSSFVVHIDRFRNYCTDSSGHCCCSSYTAKGKELITLQRECHVHRLDVLLRVLLIVQQLLQENKHGSKRDIFYMHPSVFREQSVVDRAINDICILLQCRHNLNVVSVGKGLVMGWLRFSEAGRIFDCINSPNSAHPVPVNVEEVKDIMSVAKYILIVEKESVFQRLSNDQFCKKNQCIVITGRGYPDVPTRRFLRLIIEKLCLPTYCLVDCDPYGFDILTTYRFGSMQMAFDAKFLRISNIQWIGVFISDVDRFSLPQHCLLPLTNEDKSRTEALLRRCYLEREVPEWRLELELLLQRGVKFEIEALSAHSLSFLSEVYVPSKLKAEPSIQQLGSATQTK encoded by the exons ATGGAGGGAAACAATTCAATCTCGCGCCCGTCCGATATGTTGATCAGAATCAGAG ATTTTACTCGATCGATAATCAAAGGTATGTGTAAGGAACAATCTTCTTTTGTTGTGCACATTGATCGATTCAGAAATTACTGCACGGACTCTTCTGGTCACTG TTGCTGCAGTTCTTATACGGCCAAGGGAAAGGAGCTTATAACACTACAACGTGAATGTCATGTTCATCGGCTGG ATGTCTTGCTAAGAGTGCTGCTGATTGTTCAGCAACTTCTGCAAGAAAACAAGCATGGCTCAAAGAGGGATATATTCTACATGCATCCATCTGTATTTAGAG AACAGTCGGTGGTTGACCGTGCAATCAATGACATCTGCATCCTTCTGCAGTGTCGCCACAATCTGAATGTA GTGTCTGTTGGGAAAGG ATTGGTGATGGGATGGCTAAGATTCTCAGAAGCTGGAAGGATATTTGATTGCATTAACAGTCCCAATTCT GCTCATCCTGTTCCGGTGAACGTTGAAGAAGTAAAAG ATATCATGAGTGTTGccaaatatatattgattgtagAGAAAGAATCAG TTTTTCAGCGACTATCCAATGATCAGTTCTGCAAGAAAAATCAGTGCATTGTCATCACA GGAAGAGGTTATCCAGATGTTCCCACAAGAAG GTTTCTGCGGCTCATCATTGAAAAGTTGTGCCTGCCTACATATTGTTTAGTGGATTGTGATCCATATGGCTTTGACATCTTGACTACATATCGATTTGGTTCAATG CAAATGGCATTTGATGCAAAATTTCTACGTATAAGCAATATACAATGGATTGGAGTATTTATTTCTGATGTGGATAGATTTAGTCTTCCGCAACACTGTCTACTTCCTTTGACCAATGAAG ACAAGTCGAGAACTGAAGCATTGTTGCGTAGATGTTACTTGGAAAGAGAAGTGCCAGAATGGAG GTTGGAGCTCGAGTTGTTGCTGCAAAGAGGAGTCAAATTTGAGATTGAAGCATTGTCAGCACACTCACTTTCTTTCTTGTCAGAGGTTTATGTGCCATCTAAGCTTAAAG CTGAACCCAGTATACAACAACTCGGATCTGCAACGCAAACAAAATGA
- the LOC108222027 gene encoding meiotic recombination protein SPO11-1-like isoform X5, which translates to MEGNNSISRPSDMLIRIRDFTRSIIKGMCKEQSSFVVHIDRFRNYCTDSSGHCCCSSYTAKGKELITLQRECHVHRLDVLLRVLLIVQQLLQENKHGSKRDIFYMHPSVFREQSVVDRAINDICILLQCRHNLNVVSVGKGLVMGWLRFSEAGRIFDCINSPNSAHPVPVNVEEVKDIMSVAKYILIVEKESVFQRLSNDQFCKKNQCIVITGRGYPDVPTRRFLRLIIEKLCLPTYCLVDCDPYGFDILTTYRFGSMQMAFDAKFLRISNIQWIGVFISDVDRFSLPQHCLLPLTNEDKSRTEALLRRCYLEREVPEWRLELELLLQRGVKFEIEALSAHSLSFLSEVYVPSKLKGELQI; encoded by the exons ATGGAGGGAAACAATTCAATCTCGCGCCCGTCCGATATGTTGATCAGAATCAGAG ATTTTACTCGATCGATAATCAAAGGTATGTGTAAGGAACAATCTTCTTTTGTTGTGCACATTGATCGATTCAGAAATTACTGCACGGACTCTTCTGGTCACTG TTGCTGCAGTTCTTATACGGCCAAGGGAAAGGAGCTTATAACACTACAACGTGAATGTCATGTTCATCGGCTGG ATGTCTTGCTAAGAGTGCTGCTGATTGTTCAGCAACTTCTGCAAGAAAACAAGCATGGCTCAAAGAGGGATATATTCTACATGCATCCATCTGTATTTAGAG AACAGTCGGTGGTTGACCGTGCAATCAATGACATCTGCATCCTTCTGCAGTGTCGCCACAATCTGAATGTA GTGTCTGTTGGGAAAGG ATTGGTGATGGGATGGCTAAGATTCTCAGAAGCTGGAAGGATATTTGATTGCATTAACAGTCCCAATTCT GCTCATCCTGTTCCGGTGAACGTTGAAGAAGTAAAAG ATATCATGAGTGTTGccaaatatatattgattgtagAGAAAGAATCAG TTTTTCAGCGACTATCCAATGATCAGTTCTGCAAGAAAAATCAGTGCATTGTCATCACA GGAAGAGGTTATCCAGATGTTCCCACAAGAAG GTTTCTGCGGCTCATCATTGAAAAGTTGTGCCTGCCTACATATTGTTTAGTGGATTGTGATCCATATGGCTTTGACATCTTGACTACATATCGATTTGGTTCAATG CAAATGGCATTTGATGCAAAATTTCTACGTATAAGCAATATACAATGGATTGGAGTATTTATTTCTGATGTGGATAGATTTAGTCTTCCGCAACACTGTCTACTTCCTTTGACCAATGAAG ACAAGTCGAGAACTGAAGCATTGTTGCGTAGATGTTACTTGGAAAGAGAAGTGCCAGAATGGAG GTTGGAGCTCGAGTTGTTGCTGCAAAGAGGAGTCAAATTTGAGATTGAAGCATTGTCAGCACACTCACTTTCTTTCTTGTCAGAGGTTTATGTGCCATCTAAGCTTAAAGGTGAATTGCAAAT CTGA